The genomic window CGGTCTTGAGTTTTCCGGAGTGATCGTCGAGCTGGGTGCGTCGGTGGATACCGACCTGGCAGTGGGTGACTCTGTCTATGGCTGCACCCGCTTCGGTGGCTATGCGGATTGCGTGGATGTACCGCCGCAGCACTGCCGGAAAATGCCATCGGGCTGGCGGTTTGCCGAAGGGGCTGCATTCCCCGTGCAGAGCCTCACCGCTTATTACGCATTGAACGATCTAGGCGCTGTGAAGCCCGGTCAAAATGTTCTGGTCCACAGTGCCGCTGGTGGAGTTGGCCTTCAAGCCATGCGCATGTTGCGCCAGATGGGCGCAATCCCGATCGGCACTGTCGGTTCTGCTGGCAAGCGTCAATTTTTGCAGGAGCAGGGCTTCGACGAGGTTATCGTGCGCGGACCGGACTTTGCCTTGCAGTTAAAAACCACTCTCGCTGGCCGCCCCCTGCAAGCGGTGCTCGATGGCATTGGTGGCAAGGTACAGAAGCAGTCATTCGATGCGTTGGCGCCCACAGGCAGGTTGGTGGTGTTTGGGGCTGCCGAGTTTACCCCGGGCGACAAACCCAACTTGCTCAAGGCCGCCTGGCTCTATCTGAACCGGCCCCGATACGACGTGATGGATATGATCAGCAGTAACCGCTCGGTGCTGGCTTTCAATCTGATCTGGTTGTGGCAGGAGCAGGCTTTATTCGATGCGTTGTTGGATGGGTGTGCCGGACTCGGTCTCCCCGCGCCGCATGTGGGGCATGAGTTTGGGTTTGAGCAGGCGCATGAGGCGATTGAGTGTTTGCGCAGTGGTGGATCGGTGGGGAAGGTGGTTTTGAATGTTGGGGGAAGGTGACTCTAGCTTTGCAGCCTAGTGGATGCTCGTTGTTGATGCGCAGGGGCGCAATCGTTCGCACCATAGGAGCGGATCTCGCTGGCCTTCGTTCAATGAAGAATAATTGGAAGCCACCCATTAGCTGGCCCCTGTCAAATGGTAGCTTCCAATTATTAAGCGATTGCCGATCTATCAATCATCGCGGATATCAATAGCGCTCGTATCAAGCGATAAGAATGAAATATGTTTAGAGGAAACCTCCTAAATCGCGATGCCTGATGCGTTTTTCCCCCACTAGTGCACGATGCGCGCGGGTAATTGTTCGAGGATTTCTTCTACGGTGAGGTCGCAACCGCCGGGTTGCTGGCACTCAAACAAAAGCGTTTTGGTTTCCGTGTCAGTCGTAACAGACTCGGTAAACTTCATTTTGGCGAGCTGATGGCCCTGTTCTGACGCCTCAAGGAACAAGGCTTTGGCGCGCGCGGTGTCTGCTGCGACGCCGAGACCCTGCTCGTACATCCGGCCAAGCTGGAATAGGCCCTCGGCAGAATTTTGTTTGGCCGATTGCTCAAACCAGTGCAGTGCCTTGCCATAGTCGTGAACGGGTGAGCTGGTTTTCAGATGCAGAGATCCCAGCGTGTTCATGGACTCAACCCATCCACCTTCCGCCGCAGTCGTATATAACTCAATGGCCCGTGTGAGGTCTTTATCCACCCCTAACCCGCGTTCGTACAGTTGCCCCAGATTGTTTGCGGCTTGGCGATCTCCCCGTTCTGATGCGAGGCGGTATAGTTCAGCAGCGCGCACGTAATCTCTTGGCACACCGCGTCCGTTCGCATTGGCATAGCCGAGGTTGTTGATGCAGCCCAGGTGTCCGGCTTCGGCGCAGAGTGAGAACCAGCCGTAGGCGATGAAGCGATCGACCTCCACCGCCTTGCCCTTGTCATTGAAATGGCCAAGTGCAAACTGGGCCTCCGCGTGCCAGCGCAGTCCCGCTGCCTGATAGTCGAAAAACGCTTTTATGGCGCTTTTCGGCTGACTGTATCGCCCCCATTCAGCAATCGTGCCTCGCTCGTAGAGTGCGGCGGGGTAGCCCGCGGTCGCGGCCTTGTCCAGCTCTGCCAGCCCGGCCTCTATCTCTTCTTCCCCTTCGAGCAGGTAGCGCGCATAGACGAACTGCGCGGGCGCGTAACCCGCACGCGCGGCTTTCTTGATGCGCCGGATAAACTGCTCCTGATTTTCTTTATTGTTACTGTCTTTCCGGATAGCTTCGAGGGCAGCCATGGCGTGGAGGTACAGGGCTTTAGGGTGCTTCGAGGTTACTGCGCTCTGGAGATATGTTTTTGCCAGATCTGGGCGTGGCTCGGCAAAGCGGTTGGATGACAGGAGGATGGCCAGCTTGTATTCCGGCTCGCCGGGGGGGAGAGACGCGGCGGCGCTATCGAGCAACTGCTGCGCCAGGCCGGGATCTGCCTCTATGCCCAGCCCCAAGAGACTGATGTAGGCGAGAGTGACCTTGGCATCCTCGATACCGAGCTCCGAGGCCGTCACAAAAAGCTGTGCGCATTCGCTGCGGGTGAATTTGCTTGAGTGACTCTCTAGACAGATGTTGCCGAGGTCGATGTTGGCGCTGACGGAACCCATGGCGATGGCATCGAGGTATGCGATTTCGGCCTCGCCATAATTACCGCTAGCCTGGTGGACAATACCTTCAGCGTGGCGCGCGGCAAAGTCGGTTTCCGCCAGAGGCTGAATGATTGAGGTGAAATAGGCATCGCTCAGTCCGGCGAAAGGATACTGGCCGTTCAGAACCCGGTGAAGAAAGCGGCTGTTGTCGAAGTAAATCCGGGAAAACTGCCCGGAGTCACGGGCCCGAACGTTGTATACGCGATAGAGTCCGTTGCGAGAGGCCTGGAACTCGAACTTGCTGTCAATGATCTCGTAACCCGAAAGATTCAACAGCTCTTCAGCGTCTGCCCAGCTGGCAATTTCGTAAGCGTTGTAGAAGGCCTCACCGGAACTCTGGGAGAGAATGCCCGATACCACGAAGTTGAAAAGGTTTTGGTGGTGGGCAGCTTCCTGGCTACGCCCGGCAGATTCGAGGCACTCTACGGCAGCGACTCGTGGCATGAGCGCGACCAAGTTGTCGCCAGTCAAACGATCCCAATCCAGGTCTGTGCAAGCGATCTGACCCGACTCAACTTCCGACATCGTCTGTGCATAACGCTGTTGCGCGGCCACGGTCTCGAGTACCTGTGCAGAGTCCAAGTAGGCGTTCCAGAACTGTGCGAAAGTCACGCTGTCGGGGGCCGCGGCCACCTGTTCCGCCAGCGCACGAACTTTATTGTCATTAGGCGGCTGTGGCGCAGACGTTGCACAGGCTATAGCCAGTGAGGATAGGAACGGAAGAACGGCTCTTTTCATCGGCTGAGGTATCGGCATGGGCTTACTTACGGATGAGTGACTTGATCAGATTTTTCATTTCGCGGCTGCTACGCTGTTCACCGGAATCGCTGCCCTTGGCCCAGAAACGGTACTGCAGGGCCTCGTCCAGCTTATCGAGTTGTGCGAGATACTCGGGCAGATCGCGATGGTTGACGAACTCTGCCTTGGACTCAAACTCAAAGGCCACCGCCAGTGCGGAGTCCTCCAAAGATGCTTCCCGCGATAATCGGAACCAGGGGTTCTCAATGACGGTCGCTTTGGCAGGGTCCTGCCATAGCACTTCGCCCTGGATCTCTGCAAATATTTGGTGAGTCAGTCGCAATGGGTGGGGTAGCGCCAGGGGAGAATGGCGAATTCGCTCTTCAGGTTTGAACAGGTAGGAGGCGATACTGGAACCGTAGAGGGTAAAAATTCTTCTCGCCGAGATCAGCGGTGCGACCCGGTCAATCTGATATGCCTCCGTGACCACCATGCGATTTTGTTCCAGGTCGTCGGTGAAAGTTACATCGCCAGTCGATTGAACGCCGGGGTAGTATTGGGCAAGGAAGTTGGCATGGTTGCTGTTGACTTGCCGCTGATCCAGGCTGCGAAAATACTGCCGTGCCTGCTCGGCCTTGAGGCGGTTGAAAGTGGACTGGATGGTGAGGTTGGCTGTATTAGCGCCAGCGTCGATGGCAAAGCGTTCCTCAGTGGCTGCTGTCAGCGTGCTGCGATCGTCACTGGGGGTGGCTATGGTAACAAGGGTGCGACTGCCAGGACGCACCACCAGCGCCCGTTCATAATCAAAATGCCCCTTGTTACGGATGTCCGCCCCCTGAGCCGAGGCAGTGCCGTCAACCCAGTACTCGTGCCCATCAATCCGTATCAAGTTGATCACATGGTCGAAAGCGTTGGGCGAAGGCAGATCGTCATCAATTGCCTCGCGACGGGAAGCCGAGACCAGGGCCGGGTAGGATTCCACGCCCAGGTGGTCGAGCATGGCGGTCATCAGCAGGGCCTTGTCCTTACAGTCGCCATAGCGTTTGTTGAGAGTCTCCTGCGGGGTTCGTGGCAGGTGGGAATTGATTCCTAGCTCGATACCAAAGTACCGAATATCTTCCTGCACAAGGCGGACAGCGCGATTGACGGCACCCAGGACGCCCAGATCGGCTCGCCACTGGTCAAGCGAAGCTTTCATCGCGTCGGGTAAGGCGCGATCGATGTCGTACAGGCCCAGTGCCCAGTCACTTACTTCGCGCCAGTTGCTATAGCCGGTGTATTGGAAATAGTTCTGTGGCTCATGCCAATGGGGAAATTGGCTTTCCGCCGGGATCGCGGGTACGCGGTGGAGGTCGATCAAGTACTCGAAGCCGTGTTCGGTGTTTGCAGTTGCCACCGGTACCTCTGCGTTATTGAACCGATAGCGAATGGGCTTGTCGCTGATTACCCGCACGTGTCGTTGCCCGACTGCAGCTCCCCAATTCAGGGGCAGTGAACCGAAGTCGCTACGCTCGAAAATTGGATTGCTGCCGTCAACGGTATAGGCGTAAGTGATGATGTCACCGGGGCGGATATCCTCAAGGATATAGAGGGCGCGCCAACGTTCACTGTAGAGCTTGCTGTCAAGCTCTTCTTCGGTTTGGAATAGTTTGAAGGCTTCGACCTGCAGCCGGTTTGTCTTGACACCGTCCCGATAGATGCTGATCTCGTGCACGACAAGCTGCTCGTACGAGGGGTAAAACTCGAAGTTAAGCTCCGAGACTTCCTGAACGCCCTGCTGGTTGAGGGGCTCCATCACTAACTGTTGGTAGTACTGTTTCTGTGTGCCCCGGTGGAATACCTGGGAATTGGAAAGCTGGTAGCGCACTGCACCGCTGTGCACTTCATCGATGGGCGCTGCCGGTGGTGGTACCACCCAGGCGGGTGCGGGTCCAACGGTGACTTCTGGTGCCTTGGCCACTGCAATTGCGGGCAGAAGTAACGTTAAGGCCAAGAGCCGAGCCAGAGTCAGCATGGAGGTGAGAGCAATGTGGGACAAGGACAACCTCGTTTCTTTTTATTTTGTTATGGTTTGCGGCGTTTTGGTTGATTGAATGGATTCTTTTAATATACCCCAAGAGCTGGCTGGTGAATATGCGGCCATTTTCGCATGACGTTCAGCTTCATTCTTCCCGGTGTGTATCCTGCGACTCAAAACTCAAGATTGAACTAGTGGCCCACTCGCTTTCACTTTGTATTGCTTCCGTGATTAGTGCGTAACGAGTGAGCGAGCCGCGAATCAATTGGCTAATGTGTATTTATTTTGATCATGCTGCCGTTGCCTGCCTGTAGTAATTGGTTCTTGGCTCGCGGCAGGGTAGACTTTTCTGGCGCCACCACGAGAAAAAATCCCGTTTTGGCGGGCTTTTTTTCGGGTTTTACCTGGTAACAGCGGCCGAACTAATCGGACTGGCTGTGCCCATCTCTGTAGTGAGAGGTGTTGGTTAATGGCTTCGCCGGAAGTTTGAAGTCAAATTTAAATTGCTCGTTATATCAAGGTTCCTGGCTCCTTAACCAGGCCGGACTGATCAAGCCGACTGGGCCGGTTTGTCCCTGCAGTTGCCTGCAGCATCCCAGCCGTTTGCGGAGTTGTTCGAATCGAGTATTTGTTTTTGTAGGCACTCCGATATCAAATGGGGAGGCCTGCATGAGGTGGGCTGTTTCGAGCGTCGTATCCTGCCTGATTAACCCAAAAACTTTGGTTTTTCTGCCTGCGGGCCTCGCAGCTGCTCGCTGTTGTTTGCGCCATAGACGCAAATGGTCGGCAGCTTTGGTGGCTAAAGGAAAGGGAGTCGGAGAAGCAGGAGGTTCTGTGTTCTTCTATCGGCCGGACTAACCAAAAAAGCTTTGGCTTTTTTGGCCCTGCGGGCTTCGCAACCTGTGGTTGCTCGTTGTTGATTGCGCCTCTTCAGGAGAAGAGTCGCAATCGGTCGAACCGTGGTGCCGGTTCTCGCAGGCTGTCGTCCCTTAATTAAAAGGATCTGGATGGGGGAGGTTCCTGGGACTCTCTACCGGCCGGACTAACCAAAAAAGCTTTGGCTTTTTTGGCCCTGCGGGCTTCGCAACCTGCCGGTTGCTCGTTGTTGATTGCGCCGTGGGCGCAATCGGTCGAACCGGGGTGCCGATCTCACCGGCCTCTGGTACCAAACGAAAAAGGCCCGCAGTTGCGGGCCTTTCTGTTTGGTACCAGAGGCCGGACTCGAACCGGCACGGGTTTTACCCCGGGGGATTTTGAATCCCCTGTGTCTACCAATTTCACCACTCTGGCAGCGGCTCGAGGCGTGGTTTTGGGTGCCTCGGATAGGGGGGTGATTATAGCCATGGACCGGAGCCGGTCAACCGGATTTGGCGGTGGGCGGGGATTCCGTTAATCTTCGCGGCCTTCCCAACTGCCTAAACTGAAGCCATGCGTCGCCAGGATTTTCATTTCGACTTGCCCGATGAGCTGATAGCCCGCGCGCCCGCGAGTGAGCGCCGCGGCAGCCGCCTGTTGTGCCTGGATGGCCCCACCGGGGCTGTCGACCACCGGAAGTTCGCGGAATTGCCGGAGCTGGTGCAGTCCGGCGACCTGCTGGTGTTCAACGACACCCGGGTGATTCCGGCGCGGCTGTTCGGTCGCAAAGAGAGCGGCGGCAAGCTGGAGATTCTGGTGGAGCGGGTTCTGGACGAGGGCAGGGTGCTGGCCCATATCCGCTCCAGCAAGTCGCCGAAGCCCGGTACGCGCATTTTGCTGGAAGACGACAGCGAGCTGGAGATGGTGGCGCGCCACGATGCGCTGTTCGAGCTGGCTTTCCCTTCAGAGGGTGTCCTGCCAGTGCTGGAGCGCCTCGGCCATATGCCGCTGCCACCCTATATTGATCGCCCCGATGACGAGGCGGACCGCGAGCGTTACCAGACCGTGTACAGTCGCGAGGCCGGCGCGGTTGCTGCGCCGACTGCCGGCCTGCATTTCGACGATGAAATGCTCGATACCCTGCGCAATATGGGCGTGGAGACTGCTTTCGTGACGCTGCATGTGGGCGCGGGAACCTTCCAGCCAGTGCGGGTGGATGATATCCATGAGCACCAGATGCACAGTGAGGTGCTGAACGTACCGGAGTCTGTCTGTAAGGCGGTGGCGGACTGCCGCGCCCGCGGTGGCAAGGTGATTGCCGTGGGCACCACCAGTGTGCGGGCGCTGGAGAGCGCCGCAGCCAGTGGTGAACTGAAACCGACTGTTGGTGAGACAGATATCTTTATTTATCCGGGCTATCAGTTCCGGGTCGTGGATCGGCTGATCACCAATTTCCACCTGCCCGAGTCGACCCTGATGATGCTGGTAAGTGCCTTTGCCGGCTACGAGCAGACCATGAATGCCTACCGCGAGGCGGTGCGTGAGCGCTACCGCTTCTTCAGCTACGGCGATGCGATGCTGATCAGCCGCAATCCCAATGTCAGCGCCTGGTAATCGAGCGCCGATCCCCAACAGACCGAGGAGAGACCCTTGAGCCGCGAATGTTTCATGCAGTTTGAACTGGACACCAGCGACGGCAAGGCACGCCGCGGGCGGCTGCGTTTCCCCCGTGGGGTGGTGGAGACCCCGGCCTTTATGCCGGTGGGTACCTACGGCACCGTCAAAGGTATGTTGCCGCGGGATGTGGAGGCCATCGGTGCCCACATCATCCTCGGCAATACCTTCCACCTGATGCTACGCCCCGGCACCGAAGTGATCGAAGAGCATGGTGACCTTCACGATTTCATGCAGTGGCAGGGGCCCATCCTGACGGACTCCGGCGGTTTTCAGGTGTTCAGCCTGGGCAAGATGCGCAAGATCACCGAGGAAGGGGTCTCCTTCAAGTCGCCGGTGGACGGCAGCCCTGTATTTATGGATCCGGAAGAGTCGATGCGCGTTCAGCGTTCACTGGGCTCTGATATCGTGATGATCTTCGACGAGTGCACGCCTTATCCCGCTACTCCGGAGGAGGCCCGCAAGTCCATGGAGCTGTCCCTGCGCTGGGCCGACCGCTCGAAGAAGGCTCATGGCGACAGTCCGTCGGCGCTGTTCGGTATCGTGCAGGGGGGGATGTACCCGGAGCTGCGGGATGTCTCCCTGCGGGGGCTGACCGAGATCGGCTTTGACGGCTATGCCATCGGCGGCCTGTCGGTGGGGGAGCCCAAGGACGAGATGATCAAGGTGCTGGACCACCTGGCCCACAAGATGCCGGCGGACAAGCCCCGCTACCTGATGGGGGTGGGCAAGCCGGAGGATATCGTCGAGGCCGTGCGCCGCGGCGTGGACATGTTCGACTGCGTGATGCCGACCCGCAACGCCCGCAACGGCCACCTGTTCACCTTCGAGGGTGTGGTAAAGATCCGCAATGCCAAGCACCGCCACGATACGCGACCGCTGGAGGAGGACTGCGACTGCTACACGTGCGAACACTTCTCCCGCAGCTACCTGCATCACCTGGACCGCTGTGGCGAGATTCTCGGCTCGCAGCTCAATACCATCCACAACCTGCGCCACTACCAGCGCCTGATGCAGAACCTGCGGGATGCGATTGCTGCCGGTGAGCTGGAGACCTATGTAGCCGCCTTCTACGAGCGACTGGGCCGCGAGGTGCCGCCGCTGGACTGATGGAGCGGTGGTTTCCATTTGGCGACTCGGTCCCGGTCGGGCTGCGGGCTGTGGTGCCCCTGTCCCGGACCGTCCATTTGTACCCTCAGGCGATCCCCGTATAATCGGCCCCCACTTGGGGACGGCCGCGCCTTGCATTCTGCCTGAGGCGCCCGCATATCCTCCGACATTGCCAAGATTTACCGGCTCACAGGGCCGCATTACAACAATGAGAGCAGCATGAATCGCTACCCCTTCTGGAAATATCTCCTGATTCTCGCGGTGGTGGGCCTGGGCTTCCTCTACGCCGCCCCCAACCTCTACAAACCCGATCCGGCCGTACAGATCTCCGGTCAGTCCAGCGCCATGGTGGTGGGCGAGAATGTCCTCAACAAGGCACAGGAGGCCCTGGATGAGGCAGGCATCGAGTATTTCGGTGGTGAAGTGGGGGAAAAAGCCATTCTGCTGCGCCTCAGCTCCATCGAAGAGCAGCTGCCGGCCAAGCGCGCCATTCAGCAGGCCCTCGGCCACAGTGACTATGTTGTAGCCCTGAACCTGGCGTCCACCACGCCGGAATGGTTGGCCAATCTCGGCGCCAGCCCGATGAAGCTCGGCCTCGATCTGGCCGGTGGTGTGCACTTCCTGATGGAGGTGGATACCAACACCATCGTGCGCACCAACATGGACGGCTACCTCCAGGATGTGAAGGCCAAGCTGCGCGCAGCCAAGGCCCGCTACCGCAGTGTCGACCTGGTGGATGACCGCGAGATCGTGGCCCGCTTCCGAGATGAGGAACTGCGCAACCTGGGCATGTCCACCATGCGCAAGGAGTTTCCGCAGCTCCAGCTGACGGAATCAGGCAGTGGCAATAATCTGGAGATTCGCGCCACCCTCGCCGAGCAGGAAATCAAGCAGCTCGAGGATTACGCGGTTACCCAGAACCTCACCACCCTGCGCAACCGGGTGAACGAACTGGGCGTGGCTGAGCCCATCGTCCAGCGTCAGGGCCGCAACCGTATCGTGGTAGAGCTGCCGGGTGTACAGGACACCGCCGAAGCGAAACGCATCATCGGTAAGACTGCCAACCTGGAATACCGGATGGAGGCCAAGCCCGATGCGCTGGTTACCAACAAGGAATTCTTCGAGTACCGCAACGAGCAGCAGCGCCAGGCCTATGGTGGCGCCTGGCTCGAGCGCAAGGTGATCATCAAGGGCGATCGGGTGACCGATGCCCGTGTCGGTTACGACGAGAGCGGCTTCCCGCAGGTGAATATCACCCTGGATGCCCGCGGCGGCGAGCTGATGCACCGCGCGACCTGGAAGAACGTGGGTCGCCGCATGGGCACCCTGTTCATCGAGAGCCGCTTTGTTCCGGAAACCACCACCGATGACGAAGGTAACGAGGTGGTGGTGCAGCGCCGTACCGACGACAAGAAGATCATCAGTCTGGCAACGGTACAGAGCGCCCTGGGCCGCCAGTTCCGTATCACCGGCCTGGACAGCCCGGCCGAGGCTCAGGAACTGGCCCTGCTGCTCCGCGCCGGTGCCCTGGCTGCGCCAATGTATTTCGTGGAAGAGCGTGTAATCGGCCCATCTCTGGGCGCCGACAACATCAAGGTGGGTGTGACCTCCGTGCAGATCGGTCTGCTGGCGGTACTGGTCTGTATGCTGCTGTTCTACCGCGTATTTGGTCTGGCGGCGAATATTGCCCTGGCGGTGAACCTGATTCTGCTGGTGGCGGTAATGTCGATCCTCGGCGCCACCCTGACCCTGCCGGGTATCGCCGGTATCGTACTGACCGTCGGTATGGCGGTGGACGCCAACGTGCTGATCTTCTCGCGAATAAGGGAAGAGCTGCGTAACGGCATGCCACCTCAGTCGGCGATCAATGCCGGTTTCGACAATGCCTACAGCACCATTGTGGATGCGAATATCACCACGCTGATCGTGGCGGTGATCCTCTATGCCATCGGTTCCGGCCCGGTACAGGGATTCGCGGTCACCCTGTCCATCGGTATCCTGACCTCCATGTTCAGCGCCATCATGGGCACCCGGGCACTGATTAACCTGTTCTACGGCGGTCGCCGTGTGCAAAAACTCTGGATTTAAGGGCGTTGGCAATGAGTGAGACCAAAGTAGAAAACGGCAAGATCACCGAGTACATGGGCAAGCGCGTGTATGACTTCATGCGCTGGCGCAAGCCCGCGGCGGCAATCTCAATTATCCTGCTGCTCGCTTCTATCGCTGCGCTGACGATGAACGGCCTGAAGTTCGGCCTCGACTTCACCGGCGGCACCCAGATCGAAGTGGGTTACGAGCAGGCGCCGCGGATTGAGGACGTGCGCCAGCAGCTGGTAGACGCCGGCTACGAAGGTGCCTCCGTGGTGCGTTTCGGTT from Microbulbifer aggregans includes these protein-coding regions:
- a CDS encoding zinc-binding dehydrogenase, producing the protein MTTLRRAWRTQKAGSISDLKLVEEPLGALDPEKIRIEVRSVGLNFADIFALTGLYSATPKGSFVPGLEFSGVIVELGASVDTDLAVGDSVYGCTRFGGYADCVDVPPQHCRKMPSGWRFAEGAAFPVQSLTAYYALNDLGAVKPGQNVLVHSAAGGVGLQAMRMLRQMGAIPIGTVGSAGKRQFLQEQGFDEVIVRGPDFALQLKTTLAGRPLQAVLDGIGGKVQKQSFDALAPTGRLVVFGAAEFTPGDKPNLLKAAWLYLNRPRYDVMDMISSNRSVLAFNLIWLWQEQALFDALLDGCAGLGLPAPHVGHEFGFEQAHEAIECLRSGGSVGKVVLNVGGR
- a CDS encoding tetratricopeptide repeat protein, producing the protein MKRAVLPFLSSLAIACATSAPQPPNDNKVRALAEQVAAAPDSVTFAQFWNAYLDSAQVLETVAAQQRYAQTMSEVESGQIACTDLDWDRLTGDNLVALMPRVAAVECLESAGRSQEAAHHQNLFNFVVSGILSQSSGEAFYNAYEIASWADAEELLNLSGYEIIDSKFEFQASRNGLYRVYNVRARDSGQFSRIYFDNSRFLHRVLNGQYPFAGLSDAYFTSIIQPLAETDFAARHAEGIVHQASGNYGEAEIAYLDAIAMGSVSANIDLGNICLESHSSKFTRSECAQLFVTASELGIEDAKVTLAYISLLGLGIEADPGLAQQLLDSAAASLPPGEPEYKLAILLSSNRFAEPRPDLAKTYLQSAVTSKHPKALYLHAMAALEAIRKDSNNKENQEQFIRRIKKAARAGYAPAQFVYARYLLEGEEEIEAGLAELDKAATAGYPAALYERGTIAEWGRYSQPKSAIKAFFDYQAAGLRWHAEAQFALGHFNDKGKAVEVDRFIAYGWFSLCAEAGHLGCINNLGYANANGRGVPRDYVRAAELYRLASERGDRQAANNLGQLYERGLGVDKDLTRAIELYTTAAEGGWVESMNTLGSLHLKTSSPVHDYGKALHWFEQSAKQNSAEGLFQLGRMYEQGLGVAADTARAKALFLEASEQGHQLAKMKFTESVTTDTETKTLLFECQQPGGCDLTVEEILEQLPARIVH
- a CDS encoding DUF3857 domain-containing transglutaminase family protein → MAKAPEVTVGPAPAWVVPPPAAPIDEVHSGAVRYQLSNSQVFHRGTQKQYYQQLVMEPLNQQGVQEVSELNFEFYPSYEQLVVHEISIYRDGVKTNRLQVEAFKLFQTEEELDSKLYSERWRALYILEDIRPGDIITYAYTVDGSNPIFERSDFGSLPLNWGAAVGQRHVRVISDKPIRYRFNNAEVPVATANTEHGFEYLIDLHRVPAIPAESQFPHWHEPQNYFQYTGYSNWREVSDWALGLYDIDRALPDAMKASLDQWRADLGVLGAVNRAVRLVQEDIRYFGIELGINSHLPRTPQETLNKRYGDCKDKALLMTAMLDHLGVESYPALVSASRREAIDDDLPSPNAFDHVINLIRIDGHEYWVDGTASAQGADIRNKGHFDYERALVVRPGSRTLVTIATPSDDRSTLTAATEERFAIDAGANTANLTIQSTFNRLKAEQARQYFRSLDQRQVNSNHANFLAQYYPGVQSTGDVTFTDDLEQNRMVVTEAYQIDRVAPLISARRIFTLYGSSIASYLFKPEERIRHSPLALPHPLRLTHQIFAEIQGEVLWQDPAKATVIENPWFRLSREASLEDSALAVAFEFESKAEFVNHRDLPEYLAQLDKLDEALQYRFWAKGSDSGEQRSSREMKNLIKSLIRK
- the queA gene encoding tRNA preQ1(34) S-adenosylmethionine ribosyltransferase-isomerase QueA → MRRQDFHFDLPDELIARAPASERRGSRLLCLDGPTGAVDHRKFAELPELVQSGDLLVFNDTRVIPARLFGRKESGGKLEILVERVLDEGRVLAHIRSSKSPKPGTRILLEDDSELEMVARHDALFELAFPSEGVLPVLERLGHMPLPPYIDRPDDEADRERYQTVYSREAGAVAAPTAGLHFDDEMLDTLRNMGVETAFVTLHVGAGTFQPVRVDDIHEHQMHSEVLNVPESVCKAVADCRARGGKVIAVGTTSVRALESAAASGELKPTVGETDIFIYPGYQFRVVDRLITNFHLPESTLMMLVSAFAGYEQTMNAYREAVRERYRFFSYGDAMLISRNPNVSAW
- the secD gene encoding protein translocase subunit SecD, with amino-acid sequence MNRYPFWKYLLILAVVGLGFLYAAPNLYKPDPAVQISGQSSAMVVGENVLNKAQEALDEAGIEYFGGEVGEKAILLRLSSIEEQLPAKRAIQQALGHSDYVVALNLASTTPEWLANLGASPMKLGLDLAGGVHFLMEVDTNTIVRTNMDGYLQDVKAKLRAAKARYRSVDLVDDREIVARFRDEELRNLGMSTMRKEFPQLQLTESGSGNNLEIRATLAEQEIKQLEDYAVTQNLTTLRNRVNELGVAEPIVQRQGRNRIVVELPGVQDTAEAKRIIGKTANLEYRMEAKPDALVTNKEFFEYRNEQQRQAYGGAWLERKVIIKGDRVTDARVGYDESGFPQVNITLDARGGELMHRATWKNVGRRMGTLFIESRFVPETTTDDEGNEVVVQRRTDDKKIISLATVQSALGRQFRITGLDSPAEAQELALLLRAGALAAPMYFVEERVIGPSLGADNIKVGVTSVQIGLLAVLVCMLLFYRVFGLAANIALAVNLILLVAVMSILGATLTLPGIAGIVLTVGMAVDANVLIFSRIREELRNGMPPQSAINAGFDNAYSTIVDANITTLIVAVILYAIGSGPVQGFAVTLSIGILTSMFSAIMGTRALINLFYGGRRVQKLWI